Proteins from a single region of Dyadobacter fanqingshengii:
- a CDS encoding Gfo/Idh/MocA family protein, with the protein MSSFENGSPLRVLVVGCGNMGASHAFAYHSLDGFEICGIVSTGKSKEVLNEKLGGGYALFSDYDTALRETKPDAVCISTYPDTHEDFAIKALESGAHVFIEKPLADTVEGAKRVVEAAKTAGKKVVVGYILRVHPSWERFVAEAQNLGKPLVMRMNLNQQSHGYMWGVHRNLMKSLSPIVDCGVHYIDVMCQMTRSKPLRVNAIGARLTEDIPAGNYNYGQLQIWFEDGSVGWYEAGWGPMISETAFFVKDVIGPKGSVSIVAKDAGGTGKSSSVEAHTKTESIRVHYADLNDQDEFVKEDSWINLEDEPDHQELCNREQRYFLNAVREDFDLTDHLQDAVTSLQIAFACDESVKTGRTVDLV; encoded by the coding sequence ATGTCATCTTTTGAAAATGGAAGCCCACTTCGCGTACTAGTCGTCGGTTGTGGCAACATGGGAGCCTCCCATGCATTTGCATATCATTCGCTGGACGGTTTTGAGATCTGCGGGATCGTTTCAACAGGCAAAAGCAAAGAAGTTCTGAATGAAAAACTTGGCGGCGGTTATGCGCTTTTCAGCGATTATGACACTGCTTTGAGGGAAACAAAACCGGATGCAGTCTGCATTTCAACTTACCCGGACACGCATGAGGACTTTGCAATAAAAGCGCTTGAAAGCGGTGCGCATGTTTTCATCGAAAAACCGCTTGCTGATACTGTTGAAGGGGCTAAGCGTGTGGTGGAAGCTGCGAAAACGGCTGGTAAGAAAGTGGTTGTAGGTTATATTCTTCGTGTGCATCCTTCGTGGGAGCGTTTTGTTGCTGAGGCACAAAACCTTGGAAAACCATTGGTTATGCGCATGAACCTGAACCAGCAAAGCCACGGATATATGTGGGGCGTTCACCGGAACCTGATGAAAAGCCTGAGCCCCATCGTGGACTGCGGAGTGCATTACATAGACGTAATGTGCCAGATGACGCGTTCGAAACCTTTGCGCGTAAACGCAATTGGTGCACGTTTGACGGAAGACATTCCTGCGGGAAATTATAATTACGGTCAATTGCAGATCTGGTTTGAAGATGGTTCCGTAGGCTGGTACGAAGCGGGTTGGGGACCGATGATCAGTGAAACTGCATTCTTTGTGAAAGATGTGATCGGACCGAAAGGAAGCGTTTCTATCGTAGCAAAAGATGCGGGCGGAACGGGAAAATCTTCTTCCGTAGAAGCGCATACGAAGACCGAATCGATCCGTGTGCATTATGCAGACCTGAATGATCAGGACGAATTTGTGAAAGAAGATTCCTGGATCAATCTGGAAGACGAGCCGGATCACCAGGAACTCTGCAACCGCGAGCAGCGCTATTTCCTGAATGCGGTCCGTGAGGATTTCGATCTGACAGACCACTTGCAGGATGCTGTGACGAGTTTACAAATTGCATTTGCATGTGACGAATCAGTGAAGACCGGACGCACCGTGGACCTGGTTTAA